The DNA sequence TCCATTGGCTGGAGAGACACTTGTTGGTGACAGTTTAACCAGTCCCCAGGGCTGATCCTCACTCCAGCAGGGCCTTTTGCCTCTGAGAGTGCCACAGCGTGAAGCAGATCCACAGAGACGGGGTAGGCGTGCAGTGGCATGGAAGGTGCGGCTGCACTGGGGTTCCCTGGGGTGGCTGGGTCAAGCTACAGGGTCTCCTGGGCCTGGAGCAATAGCATTGAGTAGGCTGGGGACACCAGCTAATTGCCAGGGGTTGGAAGGAAATAAACAGGGACCTTAGGATACAGAACTTGGGTGATTCCTGGGCTAGATACTGAGGTGCCACTGTGAACTAAACATCAAGGGAGAATGAAGCTGAAGGACGTCAGCAGCTTAAGGGCGAGATGTCTGGGGTTGTCAGGGGTCAGTATGTCTAGGTGATCAAGAACTTGAGCCTAGGGTTGGTCAGACCAAGATTTGAATCCCATCTCTTTTACTTAGAAGCTGCATGAACTTGGGCAATTTAATCCATCTTTCTCAACTTCTATTTCCTTATTTGTGAAACTGAGGATAATTACAGAGTATTTGACAGTATCTGCTTTATAGGACCCTTggaactaaataaaataatgtgtgcATGATGCCTAGCTGAAAGGAAGGCCTCCACACAAACTGGAGAGCTGAGAGAGGGAATATGGGTACACTGAGGTGAAGCATGTCGAGGAAAGGCAGGTGCCATGCAGCCCCTGAGCCCCCTTCTGCTGCAGGGCCTGCAGGGTACCTGCGGCGTGCTAGTGTGGCCCAACTGACCCAGGAGCTGGGCACCGCCTTcttccagcagcagcagctgtcAGCTGCTATGGCGGACACCTTCCTGGAACACCTGTGCCTGCTGGACATCGACTCGGAGCCCGTGGCTGCTCGCAGCACTGGCATCATTGCCACCATTGGTAAGACCACCTACCCCCTTGCAACCTTGCACAGCATTTTGGGTGGGTCTCAaggtgtttcttcatttttgtctcCTTTCAGATTTTCCCATGTTTAATACGGtcattcattcaaccaatatTTGTTGGTACCTACCTAGTAGACAAGGTCTAGGATTTGAGGTAGATTAGTGAATAAAACAGACAACTCTCCTGAGCTGACAgcctctgggggtggggggataatgaataatgaatgataaattattaaaaagtaagtaaatcaGTCAATGTGTTAAAAGATTGATAAATactgtggagaaaagagaaaacagagcaTGGTAAGGGTATCAGGAGTGTGAGAATAGGAGGCAGGGTGCAGTCCTAAACCAGGAGGTCAAGGAAGCCATTACTGAGAAAGGGAGAATTAGCTCTACAGATACCTGGAGGAAGAGAGTTCTAAGCAAAGGGAACAGTCAGTGCCAAGACCCCAAGTCAAGGAGGCTAGAATAGCTAGAAACCATTGAGGGGCAAGAGCAGGAGACAAaaggaggctggggaagggatGATCAGGTGGAATTCTGCAGGCCAGTTTTAGAATTCGAGTTGTGTTTTCCTCTAAGTGAAAGGGGAAACTGTAGAGTTTTAAGCAGGTAGGGGTGGGTGGAGGACAGCAAgctcttatttatattttaaccaAATCGCCCTGGTTCCTGGATTGAAAATAGATTAAGAGGACTGGGTGAGGCCCAGGACAGAAGCCAGTCCTGCAGTACTTCCAGCTCAGTCCAGATGATGGCAGTGGAGGTGGCCAGAAGTGATTGGATGATCTTGATTGCATTTTGAAGATAGAGCTGACAGGATTTCTCAATagatttttggggggtgggggtggggggaggaatggcccaaacaatgcatgcacatatgagtaagtgaataaagaaacaaGCAGATTGTCGGATGGATATGTGGTGGGGGTGAGAGTGCAGAAGAAAGGAGTCAAGGCTGACTGCAAGGTTTTTGGCATGAGGAACGAGAAGCAGCATTATCCACTGCGCAGGAAGATTGTAGCGGGCAAGCTGGGGAGATCAGGGGTTCAGCTGGGAAGCATACTAAACATCCAAGGGTGATAGAGAGTAAGTAGTCAGATACACAGCTCTAGGACTGAGAGAAAGTTCTGGAATGGAGATGTAAAATAGGAGTCATCTTGGTATTTCAAGTCATGAGAATAGCTAAGATCAccaaaggaatgaaggaaaaatgacacatggtgatgtagctcagtggcagagcatatGCTTATCATGTGCAagtccctggatttgatccccagtaccaaaaataaaattaaaaattaaaaaacagcagAGATGCTGAgcagcgccagtggctcacgcctgtaatcctagctactcaggaggcaaagttcaggaggatagcagtttaaagccaaccctgggcaaatagtttgcaagaccctatcttgaaaaaaccctttataaaaaagagctggtggaatggctcaaggtgaagaccttgagttcaagccccagtaccacaaaataataaataaataaaaatgacatctaCCCTtaaggggaggaagaaaggagactgAGAAGGAGCTGCCAGTGAGGTGTAAAAGTAAGAGATGGTGGGTTCTGGAGGCCAAGTAAAGAAGGTGTGGTCACGAAGGCCTGATGTAGGACTGGGGTGTGCTCAGCGGTAGAGTGCAGGGgccctggaggaggaggaagagggatatATGTACCAAATACTGCTGATGGTCTACATAGGTGAGGACTCAGCTCTCAGACTTAAAGAAAATCTCTGCTTTAAAGTCTGGTGCCTTTTCCCTAAATACCCTCACCTGCCACTCACCCCTGCCCTACCCTCCCCCGCATACCCTGAATTAACCCCAGTGCAACACTATGTCACTTGCCAACGATTACCTCAGGCCTGACTGACATCCTCCTCAAAGATCCCCAGTCCAAAAGGAGTTTGTGACCTTGAGTGCAAGGGTTGCATCAGGGAATAAAGGTTAGGTAACAGGACTCCTGTGGTGTGGCAGCTGTAAAGGTGGTGACAGATTTGGTTGTCTCTCGAGTCTGAGCGGAATCTCTGGTTCCAGGGCCGGCATCTCGCTCGGTGGAGCGCCTCAAAGAGATGATCAAGGCCGGGATGAACATCGCACGACTCAATTTCTCCCACGGCTCCCATGAGGTGCAGGGAGGTTGGGTGGAGGGTGGGGCTGGAGGATGCTCGGGATCCTGGCCACCTTCCCCTGAAATTCCCGTTCCACCCTCGTTCCCAGTACCATGCCGAGTCCATTGTCAATATCCGGGAGGCAGCGGAGAGCTTTGCAACTTCCCCTCTCAGTTACCGGCCTGTAGCCATCGCTCTGGACACCAAGGGACCGGAGATACGCACTGGGATCCTGCAGGGGGTGAGAGGCGGGGCTGGGCGGGCTGGATCTGGGGCTGGGACAAGGGGGCCTGAGCGCACAGGGGCGATTGGGCGGGGCCCAGGGGGCGGAGCTTGGAGGCCGGACCCCGCGTGGTGAGCGCAACCCTCACAGGCCTCTGGCTCCGCCCTCAGGGCCCAGCGTCGGAAGTGGAGATAGTAAAGGGCACCCAGGTGCTGGTGACCGTGGACCCGGCGTTCCGGACACGGGGGAACGCGAACACCGTGTGGGTGGACTACCCCAATATCATCCGGGTCGTTGCAGTGGGGGGCCGCATCTACATTGACGACGGGCTCATCTCCCTAGTGGTCCAGAAAATCGGTGCGGACGCGCCTCCCGCCCTGACCACACCCAGTACTGGGCACGTTCTCTTCCCTTTGGTTTCCCCATTCGCCTTTAGGCCAACCACACCTTTCCCTGGCCACGCATACTTCCTCTCCCGTCCCAGGAGTCCCCAGCATCTGGACTCTTGCCCTCACCATGGGTTGGGCCTGGACTTTGCAGAGGTCCACCTGGTGCCTCCTCTcagtgttggggggagggggactcAGAACAAGGGCGGAGAGTTGAGAAGGACATGGTTCTCTTGAGGGATTCAAGCCCAGAGTTACCTCTGCCATGACTATGGCCTGGCCTTGCGCTGATGGAAGCTGGCTCTCTCCATGCCCACAGGCTCAGATGGGTTGGTGACCGAAGTGGAGAATGGCGGTGTCCTGGGCAGCAGGAAGGGCGTTAACCTACCAGGCGCCGAAGTAGACCTACCTGGGCTGTCCGAGCAAGATGTCCAGGACTTGCGCTTCGGGGTGGAGCATGGTGTGGACATCATCTTTGCCTCCTTTGTGCGAAAAGCCAGCGATGTAGCAGCCGTCCGGGCTGCCCTGGGGCCAGAGGGGCAAAGCATCAAAATTGTCAGCAAAATCGAGAACCATGAAGGCGTAAAGAAGTGAGGCTTGGTTTTTATTCCTGTCAGACCCTATAACCATTCCCTACTGCCCCTTTCTGCCTGCTGTCTCTGGCATCTCCTGGCCCTGCCCCAGCCCTCATTCTTCCCAACTGCCTAGGTTTGATGAAATTCTAGAGGTGAGCGATGGCATCATGGTGGCACGGGGAGACCTGGGCATTGAGATTCCAGCTGAGAAGGTTTTCCTGGCTCAGAAGATGATGATAGGACGCTGCAACTTGGCAGGAAAGCCTGTTGTATGCGCTACACAGGTCTGGAGTGAGCCCTTGGAGTTGGGGTATCTGGGGTTTTttttagggaaactgaggccaaataCCCACACCTTAGCTCTATAGCACACTTTGCTGTCCACTGTTTCATCCTCAAACAGTGCAGCTAGGTAGAAATACTGTGATGTGACCCtattttcagataagaaaactgaactATGAGGATCAAACAGTTTGTGACTGTGATCCTGGATTTCAGGACACTTTGTGAATGTGGGTGTCAAGAGAAGCAGCTTGAGTCATGGTCCCCAATCAGACTCCTATAGTTCTGATGTCCACCATGTCCCCAGATGCTGGAGAGCATGGTCACCAAGGCTCGGCCAACTCGGGCAGAAACGAGTGATGTAGCTAACGCTGTGCTGGATGGGGCCGACTGCATCATGCTGTCTGGGGAGACGGCCAAAGGCAACTTCCCTGTGGAAGCCGTAAAGATGCAGCATGCGGTAGGAGCTCAGAATGAAAGGCAAATGGGTCAGGGAACCAAGCCCCTTGAGGACCCTGTTGCCCCTGCGCATCCTGACATCCTGGTGTCTACAGATTGCCCGGGAGGCAGAGGCTGCAGTGTACCACCGACAGCTTTTTGAGGAATTACGCCGGGCGGCGCCACTGAGCCGTGACCCCACTGAGGTCACTGCCATTGGTGCTGTGGAGGCTTCCTTCAAATGCTGTGCTGCTGCCATCATCGTGCTGACCACAACAGGCCGGTAAGGGGCACACTGGGAAGCCCCATCAGGACTTTGGTCAGGAGGAGGTGGGATTGGACACAGGCCTGGGTATTGTCTGTTGGTCAGGAATGAAGAGAATTGGTCTAGGGCAAGAAGAGAAGTGACTAGTGAAGGCTAGAATCCAGGGAAGACAGATCTTGTGTGACAGGACCTATGCCAGTGATCTTCAGTggactggcaggggacaatgacATCACTAGGAACATTGACTTCAGGACACTTAGACTTTTAGGACTGAGAGAGCCTTGTATGCAGAGATATTACAGAAGGGCCCAGTacatctgagttcaaatctgttCTGAAATTAAGCAATGAGATCCTGGATAACTTACCTGTGCTCTATAAACCCGCTGTGTCTCCTCCAGTCTGTGTGAGATAGTCATTTATTCTCCCATGGGATTGTGAGgattaacaaaagaaattaagtatTACATGTGTATTTATTGAGTACATTCTCTAgagagttttatattttttttttggtggggggtgggaCTAGGGTTGAACTCGggactttgcacttacaaagtgCTTTTATGTTTCTTAAAGATGTTCCCTCATTATCTCACTTGGTATGTACTCATATGGAGGGAAGACAGGTATTCTTACACTCATTTTACAGGTGACAGAAGTATGATAACATGTCCAGGGTTACATAGTTTGTTGGTGACACCTGGAACTAGAAATCAAACTCTTATTTCCTGGTTCAATATCCTTTCAATGTTCTGTGCtgaccttctcttcctcctccagctCAGCCCAACTTCTGTCTCGATACCGACCTCGGGCAGCAGTCATTGCTGTCACCCGCTCTGCTCAGGCCGCCCGCCAGGTCACCCTCTGCCGAGGAGTCTTCCCTTTGCTCTACCGTGAACCTCCAGAGGCCATCTGGGCAGATGATGTGGATCATAGGGTGCAATTTGGCATTGAAAGTGGTAAGCCTCCTAGATCTTCCTCCACCCCTTCCTTGGCATTTGTATCAGGAGTCCCTCAGCCTGGCTTCTTGTACCCACTCAAAGGGCCTTGCCTATCCCTTCTGGCCTCAGAATTTCCCTGTGAGTCACTAAAACTGAGAAGAATCCTGGACTTTAAGCAGAAGAGGGTGGGACActagtgctcatgcctgtaatcctagctactttagaggcagagagcagaaggctGAAGGTTCAAagtgagcccaggcaaatagtttatgagatcctatctcaagaatacccagcaggaaaaagggctggcagactggctcaagtggtagagcgcatgcCTAGCACAGCAAGGGTGAGGCCCCGTGTCTGAGTTCAAATgtgagtaccacaaaaaagaagggaaaaaaaaaaaaccaggggaGGTTAAgctgaaggaggaaggaagagggaggaaggaagaggggcgTTCCCTAAGAAGTCACTCCAACTGCTACTTGCACTAGAGCTCACTATGACATAGGAGCAAGGAGTAAGAGGAAAGAGTGGAACAACTGGAACTAAAAATTTACAACTGTCATATGATTACACCTGACCTCTTCCTGTCAGCACAGCCACACAGGTGGACAGGCTTGCTACTTAGCAGTGACACACCCCATTCTGCTCCACGGACACACTACTGTGGTTACCTTTCCAGAAGTGCCACCATCTCAGACTCCTCATTCCCAATGGGGTAGCCTTGAGATGGTAGAGGGTGGTGGCTGCGTCTCACTATTATAGGGCTGGCCTTGGTCCCTCGATGACTGACAtcttccttttccccctgcaGGAAAGCTCCGTGGCTTCCTCCGTGTTGGAGATCTGGTGATTGTGGTGACAGGCTGGCGACCTGGCTCCGGCTATACTAACATCATGCGGGTGCTGAGTGTATCCTGAAATGTCCTCCTCTTCTGACCTAgcccacctctgcatccctgtcACTTCCTCCCACTCCCCTGCTTCCAATCCGTGCCCTTCCCACAGCCCCACCCCTAATCTCTCTACTCCCACCCTCCCTATTTTAGACCACATCTGCCATTTATCCCTATTCCAGGAtgtccctccccctctccctttcaCAGGCCCCAAAAGTCTCTGTCCAATTACACAGCACCAATTGTACATCCCCTGCATCCAATCCAATCATCTGGGCCTAAGATGCCTTGAGCCTTTAATCCCTGCTTGGCTGATTAATTCTATTCCTCCAGGCTTTCCATCCCTGGGGCTGGGGACAGGAGACAAGGCCATCTTGTCCAGTATCTCCACAGaatcattttaaaacactttGTATTCATGCAGTCTGATGTTCTCCTGTGTGGCCCTCCTGATCATCTCCTGAGCAGTGTCATCTCCTCCTGATGGTCTCAAGACAGGGCAGGCTACCCCTTCATGGTGACTGATAGTGACACCAAGTGCCACACTTTGGAGAAAGCTGGGATGGACAGATGCTGAGTAGAACTGAGAGACAGGTGGCTTGCTCTTGTCACTGACTTCACAACCTCAGTGCTGGGCTTTTAGACTGCTCCCATTCTCATGTCTGGCACATGCCTTGCTGGGTCAAATGCTTCCCCTGCATCCAGAAATTCCTTCACACCCATCTTGTTCCCGCACACAAATCAGGAGCCAAAATGAGTCTCTCTAGTTTCTTTTTAAACCCAACTGTTTAGGAACAATTATAAAAACTTCCCACATACCAAGAACCCAGAACTCCGCACCCAGGACAAAAGGAGATTTAGGGTCCTGGCCCCACATTCTTTGATGCTGCAGATAGGAAAGGGGACAGCATTGGTGGACAGGGCTTACTCTTGTCCCTGAGAAGGCAGAGTGGCTTGCTGGCCTGCCCTTATCTGTTCGTAGATGCCACAGGCCTTCCCCTTACTCACGCACCAGCAGCGTACTCAGTAGGGAAAAACCCAAAGTAAACACAGTCTTCTTCTGGGTTGGCCCCTTGTGCCACTACCTAGATAGGGAAAGGGTTTGAGTATTGCTGCTGATGGCATTGCATAAGGACCACAGAGCTGGCATTGAGGGGCCTTGCCTCCTCCTGTTCCTCCCATCTCCCTACCAGGAAGGGGGAAGGACAGACAAAGGAATGGGTACACAAAATGAACTGACAATAAGTCAAAAtagtaaatgagtaaataaaatcaatatatgataataaataagacaaataaatagagggaaaaaagaaaggtcaCATAAAGTTTCAGCCACCTGCCCCCAACCTGGGGCACACTACATAAGGAGATGCTGAGTGTCCCTTAGCATTAAAGGGGACATCACTGGGGcaggggcagagggaagaggcAGCTCCCAGTTTATAAAGACACTTTTACCACACAGAGACTGCAGAGAACTTGGTGAGAGATGTGTGTTCCTACACCGTGCAGACAGGAAGGGTCCACAGATGGCAGTAAAAGGGCCAAAGATGGATGCCCATGCTCAGGACCCGAgacattttttggcagtaatgggggcACAAGTAATTGACAGTGCCCCGCTATGCTAAGGGGACAGGAAGATAAAcactccaggcagaacctgcagGGTCGCAGGCAGGGGAACAGAGATGTCTGGTTACTTGGCAGTGATGGCAGTGGCAAGTACTTGTAGTAGTTAGGTAGGGTCATGCGCCCAGGCCTGCACCTGGCAGGACTGTGGCCAGGGGAATACCTTTTCAGAAGGCTCTGAGTCACTTCTACTTGGCAGTGAAGAcatacagtgcctggcacagtgaCTTGAACATGGTAGGTACTTAGTACATATGACAAATGGGTGAATGGATTAGGATGTCAGACAGGCTGGGGCTACTTAGGCTGAGGACACAGAACATCTTCATGGTGATAAGGGGAGGCATTCCCATAGGGCAGTGTTTCAGGTCCCCCTGGTCTTTTCCAAGGGGCATCTGCCCTTGGGCACACACTATTGCACCCTAAGAGCTAAGGCCAGTGTAACCAAAGATTTCACATATTGGCAGAGAGCTGGGGACCCCGGGGGGTGGCTGGATCAGGTGCTGATGGCCTGGGGGGCTGGGCTGTCCCTGGAGGCTTGGCCAGGAGCCCTGAGGGAGGCAGGCGCTCACTTCCTGAGCCCTTACGCCCAGGAGAGCCATCACCTGTTGCCCGCTGAGGCAGAGAtggttgggaggctgagagtgggcGACCCCGAGGTCCTAGCCGCCTTCCACCTCCTCCTGGCGGGGGGCCAAGCAGAGACACCTGGGAGCGCCCTGCCCGTGATAGGCTGGCATGGAGTGTTCGGGCAGGAGGGACAGGTAGACGAGAGGTTGATGCCCAAGGCCCCCGAGCCAGCAGA is a window from the Castor canadensis chromosome 11, mCasCan1.hap1v2, whole genome shotgun sequence genome containing:
- the Pklr gene encoding pyruvate kinase PKLR isoform X2, whose translation is MEGPAGYLRRASVAQLTQELGTAFFQQQQLSAAMADTFLEHLCLLDIDSEPVAARSTGIIATIGPASRSVERLKEMIKAGMNIARLNFSHGSHEYHAESIVNIREAAESFATSPLSYRPVAIALDTKGPEIRTGILQGGPASEVEIVKGTQVLVTVDPAFRTRGNANTVWVDYPNIIRVVAVGGRIYIDDGLISLVVQKIGSDGLVTEVENGGVLGSRKGVNLPGAEVDLPGLSEQDVQDLRFGVEHGVDIIFASFVRKASDVAAVRAALGPEGQSIKIVSKIENHEGVKKFDEILEVSDGIMVARGDLGIEIPAEKVFLAQKMMIGRCNLAGKPVVCATQMLESMVTKARPTRAETSDVANAVLDGADCIMLSGETAKGNFPVEAVKMQHAIAREAEAAVYHRQLFEELRRAAPLSRDPTEVTAIGAVEASFKCCAAAIIVLTTTGRSAQLLSRYRPRAAVIAVTRSAQAARQVTLCRGVFPLLYREPPEAIWADDVDHRVQFGIESGKLRGFLRVGDLVIVVTGWRPGSGYTNIMRVLSVS
- the Pklr gene encoding pyruvate kinase PKLR isoform X1, whose translation is MSIQENILPQQLWSWISQSQKDLAKSVLTGAPGGPAGYLRRASVAQLTQELGTAFFQQQQLSAAMADTFLEHLCLLDIDSEPVAARSTGIIATIGPASRSVERLKEMIKAGMNIARLNFSHGSHEYHAESIVNIREAAESFATSPLSYRPVAIALDTKGPEIRTGILQGGPASEVEIVKGTQVLVTVDPAFRTRGNANTVWVDYPNIIRVVAVGGRIYIDDGLISLVVQKIGSDGLVTEVENGGVLGSRKGVNLPGAEVDLPGLSEQDVQDLRFGVEHGVDIIFASFVRKASDVAAVRAALGPEGQSIKIVSKIENHEGVKKFDEILEVSDGIMVARGDLGIEIPAEKVFLAQKMMIGRCNLAGKPVVCATQMLESMVTKARPTRAETSDVANAVLDGADCIMLSGETAKGNFPVEAVKMQHAIAREAEAAVYHRQLFEELRRAAPLSRDPTEVTAIGAVEASFKCCAAAIIVLTTTGRSAQLLSRYRPRAAVIAVTRSAQAARQVTLCRGVFPLLYREPPEAIWADDVDHRVQFGIESGKLRGFLRVGDLVIVVTGWRPGSGYTNIMRVLSVS
- the Pklr gene encoding pyruvate kinase PKLR isoform X3, producing the protein MADTFLEHLCLLDIDSEPVAARSTGIIATIGPASRSVERLKEMIKAGMNIARLNFSHGSHEYHAESIVNIREAAESFATSPLSYRPVAIALDTKGPEIRTGILQGGPASEVEIVKGTQVLVTVDPAFRTRGNANTVWVDYPNIIRVVAVGGRIYIDDGLISLVVQKIGSDGLVTEVENGGVLGSRKGVNLPGAEVDLPGLSEQDVQDLRFGVEHGVDIIFASFVRKASDVAAVRAALGPEGQSIKIVSKIENHEGVKKFDEILEVSDGIMVARGDLGIEIPAEKVFLAQKMMIGRCNLAGKPVVCATQMLESMVTKARPTRAETSDVANAVLDGADCIMLSGETAKGNFPVEAVKMQHAIAREAEAAVYHRQLFEELRRAAPLSRDPTEVTAIGAVEASFKCCAAAIIVLTTTGRSAQLLSRYRPRAAVIAVTRSAQAARQVTLCRGVFPLLYREPPEAIWADDVDHRVQFGIESGKLRGFLRVGDLVIVVTGWRPGSGYTNIMRVLSVS